From Megalobrama amblycephala isolate DHTTF-2021 linkage group LG24, ASM1881202v1, whole genome shotgun sequence, the proteins below share one genomic window:
- the LOC125260317 gene encoding uncharacterized protein LOC125260317 isoform X2, whose product MSTRWVILHIFAVLLLCDYGMFSTPSPSPSSTERTTTETSNTSHSNTTVTMAESTTIGNDTDPDTPDEESSGLMPTNSSYEDTTETDDSDDSNVIPSTARPESTTHKQNPPLEKKKDSDSGSYTGGIIILIIILILIFFLLGILYFLRKKGRSYSFDLTRVDAIPNDYDTPLRSDQQGISYEQTNKDLCLDYEQEDKSEEKTSPIANGCTGEKTEQTPASENDQENVPEENSFSTDSSLSPPMKKVEFNLDLDLIGGESDLNDLTTADAADEPQNENNNNVSNSGQ is encoded by the exons ATGAGCACTCGCTGGGtgattttacacatttttg CTGTTCTTCTCTTGTGTGATTATGGGATGTTCTCCACGCCATCACCATCACCATCTTCTACAGAGAGGACCACTACTGAAACATCAAACACATCCCACTCTAACACTACTGTGACAATGGCAGAATCAACAACAATTGGAAATGACACGGATCCTGATACACCTGATGAAGAGTCAAGTGGTTTGATGCCCACAAATTCAAGCTATGAAGACACCACGGAAACAGACGATTCAGACGATTCCAACGTGATCCCTTCAACGGCCCGTCCTGAGAGCACCACGCACAAGCAGAATCCTCctcttgagaaaaaaaaag ATTCAGATTCAGGATCATACACAGGAG GTATCATCATTCTGATCATAATCCTCATCCTGATCTTTTTTCTGCTCGGCATTTTGTATTTTCTGAGAAAGAAAGGAAGG AGTTACTCATTTGATCTGACTCGTGTCGACGCAATTCCCAATGATTATGACACCCCGCTCAGGAGCGACCAACAAGGCATAAGCTATGAACAAACCAACAAAG ATCTGTGTCTGGACTACGAACAGGAAGACAAGTCTGAGGAAAAGACCAGCCCGATAGCCAATGGGTGCACAGGAGAGAAAACTGAACAAACACCTGCCAGTGAAAATG ACCAGGAGAATGTTCCAGAAGAGAACAGTTTCTCTACAGACTCCAGCTTGTCTCCGCCTATGAAGAAAGTTGAGTTTAACCTGGACCTGGATCTGATTGGAGGAGAATCTGACCTGAATGATCTGACCACAGCTGATGCCGCCGATGAGCCgcaaaatgaaaacaacaatAATGTCTCTAATTCTGGTCAGTAA
- the LOC125260317 gene encoding uncharacterized protein LOC125260317 isoform X1: MSTRWVILHIFAVLLLCDYGMFSTPSPSPSSTERTTTETSNTSHSNTTVTMAESTTIGNDTDPDTPDEESSGLMPTNSSYEDTTETDDSDDSNVIPSTARPESTTHKQNPPLEKKKDSDSGSYTGGIIILIIILILIFFLLGILYFLRKKGRSYSFDLTRVDAIPNDYDTPLRSDQQGISYEQTNKDLCLDYEQEDKSEEKTSPIANGCTGEKTEQTPASENDQENVPEENSFSTDSSLSPPMKKVEFNLDLDLIGGESDLNDLTTADAADEPQNENNNNVSNSGRGSAEDIFTEINLDEPKQHV, translated from the exons ATGAGCACTCGCTGGGtgattttacacatttttg CTGTTCTTCTCTTGTGTGATTATGGGATGTTCTCCACGCCATCACCATCACCATCTTCTACAGAGAGGACCACTACTGAAACATCAAACACATCCCACTCTAACACTACTGTGACAATGGCAGAATCAACAACAATTGGAAATGACACGGATCCTGATACACCTGATGAAGAGTCAAGTGGTTTGATGCCCACAAATTCAAGCTATGAAGACACCACGGAAACAGACGATTCAGACGATTCCAACGTGATCCCTTCAACGGCCCGTCCTGAGAGCACCACGCACAAGCAGAATCCTCctcttgagaaaaaaaaag ATTCAGATTCAGGATCATACACAGGAG GTATCATCATTCTGATCATAATCCTCATCCTGATCTTTTTTCTGCTCGGCATTTTGTATTTTCTGAGAAAGAAAGGAAGG AGTTACTCATTTGATCTGACTCGTGTCGACGCAATTCCCAATGATTATGACACCCCGCTCAGGAGCGACCAACAAGGCATAAGCTATGAACAAACCAACAAAG ATCTGTGTCTGGACTACGAACAGGAAGACAAGTCTGAGGAAAAGACCAGCCCGATAGCCAATGGGTGCACAGGAGAGAAAACTGAACAAACACCTGCCAGTGAAAATG ACCAGGAGAATGTTCCAGAAGAGAACAGTTTCTCTACAGACTCCAGCTTGTCTCCGCCTATGAAGAAAGTTGAGTTTAACCTGGACCTGGATCTGATTGGAGGAGAATCTGACCTGAATGATCTGACCACAGCTGATGCCGCCGATGAGCCgcaaaatgaaaacaacaatAATGTCTCTAATTCTG GGCGAGGATCAGCAGAAGATATCTTCACTGAAATCAACCTAGACGAGCCGAAGCAACACGTATAG